In Lysinibacillus sp. FSL M8-0337, the following proteins share a genomic window:
- the pepF gene encoding oligoendopeptidase F yields MEVLPLRKDVAVEETWNLQDLLENDADFEPALAQFVEDAVKFESTYKGSITDAHKVIEVLTAFEALQVGIIPLGTYASLNIQADRTDDVAQMRAAKFSTAIGKISSSIAFVNSELLALDETILEQAAALSPLYKRYITQLLKQKPYQLHPEVEKTLAALRSTFDAPYEIYNTTKLVDMHFGEFEANGKNHPLSYVLFENDWELESDPTIRRAAFNAFSNKLREYQHTTAKVYNTHIQQEKTIADLRGFDSVIDFLLFDQDVDRSLYNRQIDLITKELAPHMRRYAKLVQKAHGLDKMTFADLKIALDPSYDPKLTMAEAKDYVEKSLAVMGKDYEEMIERAFNERWIDYAPNKGKSTGAFCSSPYGSHPYILMSWNERMNEVFTLIHELGHAGHFVNAHAHQSYLNNRPSLYFIEAPSTMNEMLLANYLLTHNDDKRFKRWVISNIVSKTYYHNFVTHLLEAAYQRKVYELVDAGESVNATVLNQLKRTVLEDFWGDTVHISEGAELTWMRQPHYYMGLYPYTYSAGLTISTQVSQRILKEGSQAVDEWLKVLQAGGTKSPVELAQMAGVDVTTDQPLRETIAYIGHLIDELERLTAEIEV; encoded by the coding sequence ATGGAAGTATTACCATTACGGAAAGATGTTGCAGTGGAGGAAACGTGGAATTTACAGGATTTACTTGAAAATGACGCTGATTTTGAACCTGCATTAGCTCAGTTTGTAGAAGATGCAGTAAAATTTGAAAGCACCTATAAAGGGAGCATTACGGATGCACACAAGGTAATTGAGGTACTGACAGCCTTTGAAGCATTACAAGTAGGTATTATCCCTCTTGGAACCTATGCGAGCTTAAATATACAGGCTGATCGTACGGATGACGTTGCACAAATGCGCGCAGCAAAATTTAGCACGGCAATTGGAAAAATTAGCAGTTCCATCGCATTCGTGAATAGCGAATTGCTTGCATTAGACGAAACCATTTTAGAGCAAGCTGCAGCGTTAAGTCCCCTATATAAGCGCTATATCACACAACTATTAAAGCAAAAGCCTTATCAACTACATCCTGAAGTAGAAAAAACGCTTGCTGCTTTGCGTTCTACATTCGACGCACCTTATGAAATTTACAACACGACAAAGCTCGTGGATATGCATTTCGGGGAGTTTGAGGCAAATGGCAAAAATCATCCGCTTAGCTATGTGTTATTCGAAAATGATTGGGAACTTGAAAGCGATCCAACGATTCGTCGAGCGGCATTCAATGCCTTTTCTAACAAGCTTCGTGAGTATCAACATACTACGGCTAAAGTATATAACACGCATATCCAGCAAGAGAAAACAATCGCTGATTTACGGGGCTTCGACTCTGTCATTGACTTTTTACTTTTTGACCAAGATGTCGATCGTTCACTTTATAATCGTCAAATTGACCTTATTACAAAAGAGCTTGCTCCACATATGCGTCGTTATGCCAAGCTTGTACAAAAAGCGCATGGCTTAGATAAAATGACGTTTGCTGATTTAAAAATAGCGCTCGATCCAAGCTATGATCCAAAATTAACAATGGCAGAAGCAAAAGATTATGTTGAAAAATCATTAGCTGTGATGGGTAAAGATTATGAGGAAATGATTGAAAGAGCGTTCAACGAGCGCTGGATTGATTATGCACCAAATAAAGGAAAATCTACAGGCGCATTTTGCTCAAGTCCTTACGGTAGCCATCCATACATTTTAATGTCATGGAATGAGCGAATGAACGAGGTTTTCACACTAATCCATGAGCTTGGTCACGCTGGTCATTTTGTTAATGCACATGCCCATCAATCATATTTAAATAATCGCCCTTCCCTCTACTTTATTGAGGCGCCATCTACAATGAATGAGATGCTACTAGCAAACTATTTATTGACACATAATGATGATAAACGCTTTAAACGTTGGGTTATATCAAACATCGTATCGAAAACATATTATCATAACTTCGTCACACATTTACTAGAGGCAGCATACCAACGTAAAGTATACGAATTAGTGGATGCTGGCGAATCAGTGAATGCTACAGTATTGAATCAATTAAAACGTACTGTTTTAGAAGATTTCTGGGGCGATACTGTCCATATTTCAGAAGGTGCAGAATTGACTTGGATGCGTCAGCCTCATTACTATATGGGCTTGTATCCATACACATATAGTGCTGGTTTAACGATTTCTACACAAGTATCGCAACGTATTTTAAAAGAAGGTAGTCAGGCTGTAGACGAATGGTTAAAAGTACTGCAAGCAGGTGGCACTAAATCGCCTGTAGAACTTGCCCAAATGGCAGGTGTTGATGTCACGACAGATCAACCGCTGCGAGAAACAATTGCTTACATTGGTCATTTAATTGACGAGCTTGAAAGACTAACAGCAGAGATTGAAGTCTAA
- a CDS encoding DNA starvation/stationary phase protection protein translates to MSQNLNKQLNKLVATYSVLYTKLHNYHWYVTGSAFFTLHEKFEELYNETTLNLDEIAERILSKDGKPVATLKEHLELSYIEEATGKETTEEMVATTISDFQKLMKALNATMELAAEEGDDRTEDLLNAMYQSLEKHAWMLKAFLNE, encoded by the coding sequence ATGTCACAAAATTTAAACAAGCAACTCAATAAGCTAGTAGCAACATACTCTGTACTGTATACAAAATTGCATAACTACCATTGGTATGTAACAGGCAGTGCCTTTTTTACACTGCATGAAAAATTTGAAGAATTATATAATGAAACAACATTAAATTTAGATGAAATCGCAGAGCGTATTCTATCCAAAGATGGCAAGCCAGTAGCTACTTTAAAAGAGCATCTGGAGCTTTCTTATATAGAAGAAGCAACAGGTAAAGAAACAACGGAAGAAATGGTTGCTACAACAATTTCTGATTTCCAAAAGTTGATGAAAGCTTTAAACGCAACGATGGAGCTTGCGGCAGAAGAGGGTGACGACCGAACGGAAGACTTATTAAACGCTATGTACCAGTCCCTTGAAAAACATGCATGGATGTTAAAAGCATTCCTGAACGAATAA
- a CDS encoding general stress protein, whose amino-acid sequence MNEQNPYIEVAHSKEEMLEILKQMHSRGFHTNDIHIIAKDATPFADIKWETDVHTHEAGNWLDQFKSWFTGESAVKEGVKRFHLSEGQTAYYAQLVEHGAIVVFGEKANTDAPVTIAIDQEENRYWHNPLEPRVTAPEPFIDTIDHVETPEQREHRLRAEESLEEAEQLNKDNT is encoded by the coding sequence ATGAATGAACAAAATCCATATATTGAAGTGGCACACTCGAAAGAGGAAATGCTAGAAATATTAAAACAAATGCATAGCCGAGGTTTTCACACGAATGATATTCATATTATTGCGAAGGACGCTACGCCATTTGCGGACATTAAATGGGAAACAGATGTACACACGCATGAGGCAGGCAATTGGCTCGATCAGTTTAAATCATGGTTTACAGGTGAATCTGCTGTAAAAGAAGGCGTCAAACGTTTTCATTTAAGTGAGGGGCAAACGGCCTATTATGCACAACTTGTAGAGCATGGTGCTATTGTTGTGTTTGGCGAGAAGGCAAACACAGATGCCCCAGTAACAATAGCGATTGATCAAGAGGAAAATCGCTATTGGCATAATCCACTGGAACCTCGCGTTACTGCGCCTGAACCATTTATTGATACGATTGATCATGTCGAGACGCCTGAGCAACGAGAGCATCGGTTAAGAGCAGAAGAAAGTTTGGAAGAAGCGGAACAATTGAATAAAGACAATACGTAA
- a CDS encoding helix-turn-helix domain-containing protein, whose translation MPKGRKTTLEERVQIVYFCLKHDKNYQLTAERFQVSYQQVYQWVKKYEAGDEASLQDKRGRTKEEQERTIEEQFKEEIKSLERENERLRTENALLKKLEEIEGRRVM comes from the coding sequence ATGCCAAAGGGAAGAAAAACGACATTAGAGGAACGAGTTCAAATCGTTTACTTTTGTTTAAAGCACGATAAAAACTACCAACTTACTGCAGAGAGGTTTCAAGTATCGTACCAACAAGTTTACCAATGGGTTAAAAAATATGAAGCGGGTGACGAAGCATCGCTACAAGATAAACGCGGGCGAACTAAAGAAGAACAGGAGCGTACAATAGAAGAACAATTTAAAGAAGAAATAAAAAGTCTTGAACGCGAAAATGAACGTCTACGTACAGAAAATGCTTTGCTAAAAAAGCTAGAGGAAATCGAAGGGAGGAGAGTTATGTAA
- a CDS encoding GNAT family protein has product MNITLSQLTYVDMESLYTFELTNRAYFEKLVPIRGDDYYDFNNFKKQNLMLINEQEQERSYFYLIKNELGQIVGRINLTDIDKKQQLGNIGYRVGDEHSGKGIANKALKLLLTIASNKGIRQIAAKTTTNNIASQKVLEKNGFIYTGTSSEKFAMNGQKSKFVYYNWSDSEASRL; this is encoded by the coding sequence ATGAATATTACATTAAGCCAATTGACATACGTTGATATGGAAAGTTTATATACATTCGAGCTTACTAATCGGGCTTATTTCGAAAAATTGGTACCTATTCGTGGTGATGATTATTATGATTTTAATAATTTTAAAAAGCAAAACCTTATGCTAATAAATGAACAAGAGCAAGAACGATCTTATTTCTATTTAATCAAAAATGAACTTGGACAAATCGTTGGGCGCATCAATTTAACCGATATAGATAAAAAACAACAGTTAGGTAATATCGGTTATCGAGTTGGCGATGAACATAGCGGCAAGGGCATTGCTAATAAAGCGTTAAAGTTATTATTAACAATCGCGAGCAATAAAGGCATTCGACAAATTGCTGCGAAAACAACAACAAACAATATAGCCTCGCAAAAAGTATTAGAGAAAAATGGATTTATATACACTGGCACAAGTTCTGAAAAATTTGCAATGAATGGACAAAAATCAAAGTTTGTTTATTATAATTGGAGCGATTCGGAGGCAAGCCGTTTGTAA
- a CDS encoding DNA starvation/stationary phase protection protein codes for MPQDLNKELNKLVATWSVLYTKLHNYHWYVTGNAFFTLHAKFEELYNEVTLNFDDTAERILSKGGEPVATLKEYLELSYVEEATGKETADEMVATTISDFEKQMQAIHNTMQLAAEEGDDRTEDLLNAMYQSLEKHTWMLKAFLDKKSA; via the coding sequence ATGCCACAAGATTTAAACAAGGAATTGAATAAACTCGTAGCAACATGGTCGGTACTGTATACGAAACTACATAACTATCATTGGTATGTAACCGGAAATGCCTTTTTTACACTCCATGCAAAATTTGAAGAATTATACAATGAGGTTACATTAAATTTTGATGATACGGCTGAACGTATTCTATCCAAAGGTGGCGAGCCTGTCGCTACTTTAAAAGAATACCTTGAACTATCCTATGTAGAAGAAGCAACGGGAAAAGAGACAGCAGATGAAATGGTCGCAACTACGATTTCTGACTTCGAAAAGCAAATGCAAGCTATCCATAATACGATGCAGCTTGCTGCAGAAGAAGGGGATGACCGTACAGAAGATTTGCTTAATGCGATGTATCAATCCCTTGAAAAACATACTTGGATGTTAAAAGCCTTTCTTGATAAAAAAAGCGCTTAA
- a CDS encoding general stress protein encodes MMNEQNPKIEVAHTREEMFHILKCMRMEGYHTDEIHIIAREARDLEDVKWNADVKTHEAGNWFDQIKSWFTGETAVTEGLKRFDLTEGQTAYYAQLVEEGAIVLYAEHDDNTNPTSAKLGAKSQRAQLDELDTRVTPPELIGDETPAQREERLKAEERMNDAEQMRRYL; translated from the coding sequence ATGATGAATGAACAAAACCCAAAAATTGAAGTTGCACATACGAGAGAAGAGATGTTTCATATTTTAAAATGTATGCGCATGGAAGGTTACCACACGGATGAAATCCATATTATTGCAAGAGAAGCTAGGGATTTGGAAGATGTCAAATGGAACGCTGATGTGAAAACCCACGAAGCTGGAAATTGGTTTGACCAAATTAAATCATGGTTTACTGGAGAAACAGCGGTCACAGAAGGATTAAAACGTTTTGATTTGACAGAGGGTCAGACAGCATATTACGCACAGCTTGTGGAAGAAGGGGCCATTGTATTATATGCCGAACATGATGACAACACCAATCCTACCTCAGCTAAACTTGGCGCCAAATCACAACGCGCACAACTGGATGAGCTGGATACACGTGTAACGCCACCTGAATTGATTGGGGATGAGACACCAGCTCAACGTGAGGAACGCTTAAAGGCTGAAGAGCGTATGAATGATGCTGAACAAATGAGAAGATATTTGTAA
- a CDS encoding DMT family transporter, producing MSNQGKANLLMVIVTMFWGLSYTFMVMGLETLAVYNVVALRCIIAFFAAGIVFYKRMIKVDFKTLKYAAIQGLLLFIVFALSLFGLETTSVSNAGFILSLTVVLVPIFSSFIDKKLPSKAVSFAIVSTMIGITVLTVQHSFTFQTGDILVAIAALSYSIYLLLNGRFTRNVESISYGIYQLGFAGLYALVLTLLFETPTLPNSTTSWIAILGLGIICSAFCFVGQTVAQQYTSATHTGLIFSLEPIFAAMFAMMFIGEGLTVKLLIGGSFILIGNLVAQLEHLHSLRFVRKHEQEKVMH from the coding sequence ATGAGTAATCAAGGAAAAGCAAATTTACTAATGGTAATTGTAACAATGTTTTGGGGATTGTCTTATACGTTTATGGTAATGGGGCTTGAAACATTGGCTGTTTATAATGTGGTAGCATTGCGTTGTATTATCGCATTTTTTGCAGCAGGCATAGTCTTTTATAAACGCATGATCAAAGTCGATTTCAAAACATTAAAATACGCAGCTATTCAAGGTTTGCTTTTATTCATTGTGTTTGCACTTAGCTTATTCGGACTGGAGACTACTTCCGTTTCCAACGCAGGATTTATTTTAAGTCTAACAGTTGTGCTAGTGCCTATATTCAGTAGCTTTATCGACAAAAAATTGCCTTCAAAAGCTGTTAGTTTTGCGATTGTTAGCACAATGATTGGTATTACTGTATTAACTGTACAACATTCTTTTACGTTCCAAACCGGCGATATTTTAGTCGCTATTGCTGCTTTAAGCTATTCAATTTATCTGCTGTTAAACGGTAGATTTACGCGCAACGTAGAGTCAATTTCATACGGCATCTATCAACTCGGTTTCGCTGGCTTGTATGCACTTGTTTTAACGCTACTTTTTGAAACACCAACACTTCCAAATTCCACTACTTCATGGATTGCCATTTTAGGGCTTGGTATTATTTGTAGCGCATTTTGCTTTGTTGGCCAAACTGTTGCACAACAGTATACATCTGCTACACATACAGGGCTTATCTTTTCATTGGAGCCTATTTTTGCCGCGATGTTTGCCATGATGTTTATCGGGGAGGGACTTACGGTTAAATTACTGATTGGCGGTAGCTTTATTTTAATCGGCAATCTTGTTGCTCAATTGGAACATCTTCACAGTTTACGCTTTGTAAGAAAACATGAACAGGAAAAAGTGATGCATTAA
- a CDS encoding LysR family transcriptional regulator: MSLVKYEILNKVAEVSSFTKAAEALGLTQSAVSHAVSSLEKECGFALIHRSRTGVTLTSEGQTMLRAMRQVLDANELLQQEAAHILGVTRGKLRIGVISSISSNWMPEIIRIMDNQFPGIQVELREGDYYEIEQWLQSGVVDAGFLNGQKSEQFQFIELVQDPLLCIVSNQSSLYNRAEIDIAELEDMPFIMTSYRGTNDVKVLLEQYHVKPNIRFELSEEVGIISMISHHLGISILPRLVINRLPSSLKAIPLKQGGYRTIGLAMKHQASPVTKKFAEILSAWLKEK; encoded by the coding sequence ATGAGTTTAGTCAAATACGAGATTTTGAATAAAGTTGCTGAAGTATCGAGCTTTACAAAAGCAGCGGAGGCACTTGGATTAACCCAATCGGCTGTTAGTCATGCTGTTTCAAGCTTAGAGAAAGAATGTGGATTTGCACTAATCCATCGAAGTCGAACAGGTGTAACCTTAACGAGTGAGGGACAAACGATGCTGCGTGCGATGCGTCAAGTTCTCGATGCAAATGAATTATTACAGCAAGAAGCGGCACATATTCTTGGTGTGACCCGAGGGAAATTGCGAATCGGTGTTATTTCTAGTATTTCATCCAATTGGATGCCCGAAATTATTCGTATTATGGACAATCAGTTTCCAGGCATACAAGTAGAATTGCGCGAAGGCGATTATTATGAAATCGAACAGTGGTTACAAAGCGGTGTAGTGGATGCTGGGTTTTTAAATGGTCAAAAATCGGAACAATTCCAATTTATCGAGTTAGTACAAGACCCCCTTTTATGTATCGTTTCCAATCAAAGCTCTCTCTATAATCGAGCAGAAATTGATATTGCTGAATTAGAGGATATGCCCTTTATTATGACATCGTATCGAGGTACCAATGATGTAAAAGTCCTTTTAGAACAGTATCATGTGAAACCAAACATCCGCTTTGAGCTGTCAGAGGAAGTAGGGATTATTTCAATGATTTCACATCATTTAGGAATTAGTATTTTACCTCGCTTAGTTATTAATCGTTTGCCGTCTTCATTAAAGGCCATCCCGTTAAAACAAGGTGGATATCGAACAATTGGGCTTGCAATGAAACACCAAGCCTCACCAGTGACGAAAAAATTTGCGGAAATTTTAAGTGCATGGTTGAAAGAAAAATAA
- a CDS encoding phosphopantothenoylcysteine decarboxylase → MGTLQGKTVLITSGGTLEKWDRVRGHTNLSKGTMGCYLAEAALEAGADVIYMHGYFAQLPVNQDKMRTVRFEGIEDLGDKVRYAVQEEQVDIVIMAAAGSDWVIDKVYDQSGNLMEGAGKMPSDEPPIIHFKKAPKVLGQIKGWQPNVTLVGFKLEATEDEQFLLSRARLRMETANAQCMVANSSQSLYGGQEPHWIVPAQGDPIKVIGKQETAKVLMNYLQNV, encoded by the coding sequence GTGGGGACATTACAAGGAAAAACCGTACTCATTACAAGTGGGGGAACACTTGAAAAATGGGATCGTGTGCGCGGGCATACGAATTTATCGAAGGGCACGATGGGCTGCTATTTGGCTGAAGCAGCATTAGAAGCTGGGGCAGATGTTATCTATATGCATGGCTATTTTGCACAACTTCCGGTTAACCAAGATAAAATGCGTACTGTACGCTTTGAGGGTATTGAAGATTTAGGTGACAAGGTGCGCTATGCGGTACAGGAAGAACAAGTAGATATTGTAATCATGGCAGCGGCCGGCTCTGATTGGGTAATTGATAAAGTTTACGATCAATCGGGCAATCTCATGGAAGGTGCGGGCAAAATGCCATCGGACGAGCCTCCTATTATTCACTTTAAAAAAGCACCAAAAGTGTTAGGACAAATAAAGGGCTGGCAACCGAATGTCACGTTAGTAGGCTTTAAGCTAGAGGCAACAGAGGATGAACAGTTCTTACTATCGCGTGCACGTCTTCGTATGGAAACGGCGAACGCACAATGCATGGTTGCTAATAGCTCGCAATCGCTGTACGGTGGTCAAGAGCCTCATTGGATTGTACCTGCACAAGGTGATCCCATCAAAGTAATTGGCAAACAAGAAACGGCAAAAGTATTGATGAATTACTTACAAAACGTATAA
- a CDS encoding YezD family protein, with protein MSQLSKIDDKKLEVIAKAIQNLEFGEVQITIQDGVIVQINRLEKQRFPQKK; from the coding sequence ATGTCTCAACTGTCTAAGATTGATGATAAAAAATTAGAAGTGATTGCGAAGGCCATTCAAAATTTAGAATTTGGTGAAGTGCAAATTACCATTCAAGATGGTGTGATTGTACAAATTAATCGACTTGAAAAGCAAAGATTTCCACAGAAAAAGTAA
- a CDS encoding flavin reductase family protein translates to MTDKVTAFKQALGNYPTGVTVVTACNNLNEPIGLTVNSFASVSIDPLLILWSLDKKSQLHPFFSTTKKFAVNILAHEQTHLCTVFSSKIVDRFAQVHWSTSAHGLPILHDTLATLQCETYNKIDAGDHTIFIGQVLQIDNRQKEPLLYHRRHLGQIPTSFYE, encoded by the coding sequence ATGACGGACAAAGTAACTGCATTTAAACAGGCATTAGGGAATTATCCAACAGGTGTCACAGTTGTTACAGCTTGCAATAATCTAAATGAACCGATTGGCTTAACGGTCAATTCCTTTGCATCGGTTTCCATAGATCCGCTTCTCATTCTATGGTCATTGGACAAAAAATCACAACTACATCCATTTTTTAGTACTACGAAAAAATTTGCGGTCAATATTTTAGCGCATGAGCAAACACATTTATGTACGGTATTTTCAAGTAAAATCGTTGACAGATTTGCGCAAGTTCATTGGTCTACTTCAGCACACGGCTTACCTATTTTGCATGATACGTTAGCTACGCTACAATGCGAAACATATAATAAAATTGATGCAGGTGACCATACGATTTTCATCGGGCAAGTTTTACAAATTGATAATAGACAGAAAGAACCTTTGCTCTATCACCGTAGACATCTTGGACAAATTCCAACGAGCTTTTACGAATAA